Proteins encoded by one window of Halorubrum ruber:
- a CDS encoding DUF7090 family protein, whose protein sequence is MDYSLAVENGPETIPGGTGLLLVHPSIGETDRIDTDFLKTDTDAFLVVSTRTTAREVEQKLEYYDVDETKATILDTLSVERGYSRRTSDDVYYVSAPDDLDGVVDRVERFLTENEGKRRVSVDSLTEMAYYADDDAVYEAAAEILALLDEHDAVGIFHLSEEVHEVATLDRFRELFDGVIDLDGEGNVVVDV, encoded by the coding sequence ATGGACTACTCCCTCGCCGTCGAGAACGGGCCGGAGACGATACCGGGCGGGACCGGGCTCCTCCTCGTCCACCCGAGCATCGGCGAGACGGACCGGATCGACACGGACTTTCTGAAGACCGACACCGACGCGTTCCTCGTCGTCTCGACGCGGACGACCGCGCGCGAGGTCGAACAGAAGCTGGAGTACTACGACGTCGACGAGACGAAGGCGACCATCCTCGACACGCTCTCCGTCGAGCGCGGCTACTCGCGGCGCACGTCCGACGACGTCTACTACGTCTCCGCGCCGGACGATCTCGACGGCGTCGTCGACCGCGTGGAGCGGTTCCTCACCGAGAACGAGGGGAAGCGGCGCGTCTCTGTCGACTCGCTCACAGAGATGGCCTACTACGCCGACGACGACGCGGTGTACGAGGCCGCCGCAGAGATCCTCGCCCTCCTCGACGAGCACGACGCGGTCGGCATCTTCCACCTCTCAGAGGAGGTCCACGAGGTCGCGACGCTCGACCGGTTCCGCGAGCTGTTCGACGGCGTCATCGACCTCGACGGCGAGGGCAACGTCGTCGTCGACGTCTGA
- a CDS encoding DoxX family protein produces the protein MADEPDSQSEAAEPADGRSGRDAPSLLGRSLYGGVLAYMALDGFKNNDKRVAVAEEKGVPMPDVLVPFVTGMLLVANLGIVLWRLPRAAAGALVFFFLGTTPAIHDFWTMEGKERQGNKINFLKNLALLGGAVVFLDAASGSDGDSDAAGERDEK, from the coding sequence ATGGCGGACGAACCGGACTCTCAATCCGAGGCCGCCGAGCCCGCCGACGGCCGCTCCGGCCGCGACGCCCCCTCGCTGCTCGGCCGCTCGCTGTACGGTGGCGTCCTCGCGTACATGGCCCTCGACGGGTTCAAGAACAACGACAAGCGGGTCGCGGTCGCCGAGGAGAAGGGCGTCCCGATGCCCGACGTGCTCGTCCCGTTCGTCACCGGGATGCTGCTGGTCGCCAACCTCGGGATCGTCCTCTGGCGGCTCCCGCGGGCGGCCGCGGGCGCGCTCGTCTTCTTCTTCCTCGGGACGACGCCCGCGATCCACGACTTCTGGACGATGGAGGGGAAAGAGCGGCAGGGGAACAAGATCAACTTCCTGAAGAACCTCGCCTTGCTCGGCGGCGCCGTCGTCTTCCTCGACGCCGCCAGCGGGAGCGACGGGGATAGCGACGCCGCGGGCGAGCGCGACGAGAAGTAA
- a CDS encoding OapC/ArvC family zinc-ribbon domain-containing protein — MPHQCTSCGRTFPDGSKEMLSGCPDCGGNKFQFKPAGATKDPTAGATDEGDQPSGAAGPSDSAADAADRTPPTPDDRSAPTPEESGADRQPSDPADATPDDGAARADAPAESDGTEQIADRSDEDTAQASARSEVVSPDELDRASRDVEPAETPPAEEGPEPGIDALRDELNDQFESIRIVSPGQYELNLMELYDRQEYIISLQEDGRYVIEMPDAWGIQDE; from the coding sequence ATGCCCCACCAGTGTACCTCCTGCGGCCGGACGTTCCCCGACGGCTCCAAGGAGATGCTGTCGGGCTGTCCCGACTGCGGCGGGAACAAGTTCCAGTTCAAGCCCGCCGGCGCGACGAAGGACCCGACCGCCGGCGCGACCGACGAGGGGGATCAGCCGTCCGGCGCCGCCGGACCGTCCGATTCCGCCGCCGACGCGGCCGACCGGACGCCGCCGACCCCGGACGATCGGTCGGCGCCGACCCCGGAGGAGAGCGGGGCCGACCGCCAGCCGAGCGACCCCGCGGACGCGACGCCGGACGACGGCGCCGCGCGCGCCGACGCCCCGGCCGAATCCGACGGGACGGAACAGATCGCGGACCGGAGCGACGAGGACACCGCGCAGGCGAGCGCCCGCTCCGAGGTGGTGTCGCCGGACGAGCTCGACCGAGCGAGCCGCGACGTCGAGCCCGCCGAGACGCCGCCGGCCGAGGAGGGGCCGGAGCCGGGCATCGATGCGCTCCGGGACGAGCTCAACGACCAGTTCGAGAGCATCCGCATCGTCAGCCCCGGCCAGTACGAGCTCAACCTGATGGAGCTGTACGACAGACAGGAGTACATCATCTCCCTCCAGGAGGACGGCCGGTACGTCATCGAGATGCCCGACGCCTGGGGCATCCAAGACGAGTAG
- a CDS encoding Era-like GTP-binding protein produces the protein MGLLTNLRDSISRVTDGLFAADEPKRIGIYGPPNAGKTTLANRIARDWTGDAVGPESHIPHETRRARRKENVEIERNGRTVTIDIVDTPGVTTKVDYKEFLDHDMEKDDAVRRSREATEGVAEAMHWLREDVDGVIYVLDSTTDPFTQVNTMLIGIIESQDLPALILANKTDLEGSDVQQIANAFPQHETIPLSALEGDNMDEVYTKIAEYFG, from the coding sequence ATGGGACTGCTCACAAATCTCAGAGACAGCATATCGCGGGTCACGGACGGCCTGTTCGCGGCCGACGAGCCCAAGCGGATCGGGATCTACGGACCGCCGAACGCCGGTAAAACGACCCTCGCCAACCGGATCGCACGCGACTGGACGGGTGACGCCGTCGGCCCAGAGAGCCACATCCCCCACGAGACTCGCCGGGCCCGCCGGAAGGAGAACGTGGAGATCGAGCGCAACGGGCGGACGGTCACCATCGACATCGTCGACACCCCCGGGGTGACGACGAAGGTCGACTACAAGGAGTTCCTCGACCACGACATGGAGAAGGACGACGCCGTCCGCCGGTCGCGCGAGGCGACCGAGGGCGTCGCGGAGGCGATGCACTGGCTCCGCGAGGACGTCGACGGCGTCATCTACGTGCTCGACTCCACGACGGACCCGTTCACGCAGGTGAACACGATGCTGATCGGGATCATCGAGTCGCAGGACCTGCCCGCGCTCATCCTCGCGAACAAGACGGACTTAGAGGGGTCGGACGTCCAGCAGATCGCGAACGCCTTCCCGCAACACGAGACGATCCCGCTGTCCGCGCTGGAGGGCGACAACATGGACGAAGTGTACACCAAAATAGCGGAGTACTTCGGCTGA
- a CDS encoding TatD family hydrolase: MTAPHATVRPTDAAYLEESESGPELPTELLNLPWIDPHNHAHTLSWEDRERYALSGCRSMVMVSSGYHWTPYKPVEASDIRFLWDDAVNRRRAIERNHFFEAKLGLGVHTGVRIENPDELLAAMDDYCALDEVAAVGETGVVPSQHVERWDVDEQQAVVQAQMELARDHDLPVLLHTPNTTPEAKREYRDDLGVTPGYEKNAGLGTDPVLDGENPALEAVKRDVEAAHDAGLNEERVVASHADANNTTYLMAETDCYLSYTIGHSWLVGVDAADVANAIDEYGPERIMIDTDTANVLRTDPYAVKRAIFELYRYGIDVEDIRTVVYENPRDVFGLAE, translated from the coding sequence ATGACCGCGCCGCACGCCACCGTTCGCCCGACCGACGCCGCGTACCTCGAGGAGTCCGAGTCCGGACCCGAACTCCCGACCGAGCTGCTGAACCTGCCGTGGATCGACCCGCACAACCACGCGCACACGCTCTCGTGGGAAGACCGCGAGCGGTACGCGCTGTCGGGGTGTCGGTCGATGGTGATGGTGTCGTCGGGGTACCACTGGACCCCCTACAAGCCCGTCGAGGCGAGCGACATCCGCTTCCTGTGGGACGACGCGGTCAACCGCCGGCGGGCGATCGAGCGAAACCACTTCTTCGAGGCGAAGTTAGGGCTCGGCGTCCACACCGGCGTCCGGATCGAGAATCCCGACGAGCTGCTGGCCGCGATGGACGACTACTGCGCGCTCGACGAGGTCGCCGCCGTCGGGGAGACCGGCGTCGTCCCGAGCCAGCACGTCGAGCGCTGGGACGTCGACGAACAGCAGGCGGTCGTCCAGGCGCAGATGGAACTGGCGAGAGATCACGACCTCCCCGTCCTGCTCCACACGCCGAACACGACGCCCGAGGCGAAGCGAGAGTATCGCGACGACCTCGGCGTGACTCCGGGGTACGAGAAGAACGCGGGCCTCGGCACCGACCCGGTCCTCGACGGCGAGAACCCGGCGCTCGAAGCCGTGAAACGCGACGTGGAGGCCGCACACGACGCCGGCCTCAACGAGGAGCGCGTCGTGGCCTCGCACGCGGACGCGAACAACACCACGTACCTGATGGCGGAGACGGACTGCTACCTGAGCTACACCATCGGCCACTCGTGGCTCGTCGGCGTCGACGCGGCCGACGTGGCGAACGCCATCGACGAGTACGGCCCCGAGCGGATCATGATCGACACCGACACCGCGAACGTGCTGCGCACGGACCCGTACGCCGTGAAGCGCGCGATCTTCGAGCTGTACCGCTACGGGATCGACGTCGAGGACATCCGGACCGTCGTGTACGAGAACCCGCGGGACGTGTTCGGGCTGGCAGAATAG
- a CDS encoding DUF2073 domain-containing protein, whose protein sequence is MPGPKANVDAADDPDDGDDSGDGVRIDMISGARMEGLTGMEKIRLILDGVRDGNIVILEEGLSPDEESKLIEVTMTEISPDDFTGIEIETYPKAEAGDQSFLDKLMGRESTQKLTVIGPANRIETLHKDENLISTLVSRK, encoded by the coding sequence ATGCCCGGTCCGAAAGCCAACGTCGACGCCGCGGACGACCCGGACGACGGCGACGACTCCGGTGACGGCGTCCGGATCGACATGATAAGCGGCGCGCGGATGGAGGGGCTCACCGGGATGGAGAAGATCCGGCTCATCCTCGACGGCGTCCGCGACGGCAACATCGTCATCCTCGAAGAGGGGCTCTCCCCCGACGAGGAGTCGAAGCTCATCGAGGTGACGATGACCGAGATCAGCCCCGACGACTTCACCGGGATCGAGATCGAGACGTACCCGAAGGCCGAGGCGGGCGACCAGAGCTTCCTCGACAAGCTGATGGGCCGCGAGTCGACCCAGAAGCTCACCGTCATCGGCCCGGCGAACCGCATCGAGACCCTCCACAAAGACGAGAACCTCATCAGCACGCTCGTCTCCCGCAAGTAG
- a CDS encoding DUF7089 family protein — MFSPRSLDDDLATVRDRYAPGTPVLDVDSDFETLPPAAAEDLGLFVDALDPASYPAEWLPEAVPDLLRKHAGPAFTVGLPGDGTVVRTTQTDPPTVLVKRRAEGTPEDFLAFLIAERLVQIGREPAPGSVDAGGSSGLPESFLPFFGERYRDLDAAIRRPDSETGESTTGFGPTDVFQVANALFDAWVGLHARDEFASWEGEYPRLFGAWVDAGERLSGRLGGLSGEVARGETEFPSATEYACSAVKHDLDLPAPYGALDTTAYRDRGADYAVAWAEKTFAALVDEE; from the coding sequence ATGTTCTCACCCCGGTCGCTCGACGACGACCTCGCGACGGTCCGCGACCGCTACGCGCCGGGAACGCCCGTCCTCGACGTCGACTCCGACTTCGAGACGCTCCCGCCGGCCGCCGCGGAGGACCTCGGCCTCTTCGTCGACGCGCTCGACCCCGCGTCGTACCCCGCCGAGTGGCTTCCCGAAGCGGTACCCGACCTGCTCCGGAAGCACGCGGGGCCCGCGTTCACCGTCGGGCTCCCCGGGGACGGGACGGTCGTCCGGACGACGCAGACCGACCCGCCGACCGTCCTCGTCAAGCGGCGCGCTGAGGGGACCCCGGAGGACTTCCTCGCGTTCCTCATCGCCGAGCGGTTGGTCCAGATCGGCCGCGAGCCGGCCCCGGGATCCGTCGACGCCGGTGGTTCTTCCGGCCTCCCCGAGTCGTTCCTCCCCTTCTTCGGCGAGCGCTACCGCGACCTCGACGCGGCGATCCGCCGCCCGGACTCGGAGACGGGCGAGTCGACGACGGGATTCGGCCCGACCGACGTCTTCCAGGTCGCGAACGCGCTGTTCGACGCGTGGGTCGGGCTCCACGCCCGCGACGAGTTCGCCTCGTGGGAGGGGGAGTACCCCCGGCTGTTCGGCGCGTGGGTCGACGCCGGCGAGCGCCTCTCCGGCCGGCTCGGCGGCCTCTCCGGCGAGGTCGCCCGCGGCGAGACCGAGTTCCCGAGCGCGACGGAGTACGCCTGCTCGGCGGTGAAACACGACCTCGACCTCCCGGCGCCGTACGGCGCGCTCGACACGACCGCCTACCGGGATCGCGGGGCGGACTACGCGGTGGCGTGGGCGGAGAAGACGTTCGCGGCGCTCGTCGACGAGGAGTAA
- a CDS encoding thiolase C-terminal domain-containing protein: MSSSATDSTGVRVSGVGMTPFESDAERSLTDLAATAAERALADAAIDPSAVDALHFGNALAEALDESAGLANALAAALGLDGASADRIENTSATGASAFHRGVDRIKKGDADVALVVGAEKMSAGDTRDVTEAISRLVHRREYAQGVTLPSFGGLAAGAYLDRHDAPREALAAVAAKNHGNAVDNPVAQFRKSIDVDDALDSPVVAAPLRLYDCCPMSDGAAAVVLTRTDEDDSAADGGAEAGPAPRVAGTASATGTHAVAERPDPLSIESVRTAGERVFDSAGIGPDDVDVACIHDAFTVLELIELEELGFYEPGTAWEATLEGDTALDGDLPVNPGGGLKARGHPLGATGLSQIVELVWQLRGDLPESRRVDGAETAFAINVAGFGNNSVCTVLRT, translated from the coding sequence ATGTCGTCGTCCGCGACCGACTCCACCGGCGTCCGCGTCAGCGGCGTCGGCATGACGCCCTTCGAGAGCGACGCCGAGCGCTCGCTCACCGACCTCGCCGCCACCGCCGCCGAGCGCGCGCTCGCGGACGCCGCGATCGACCCCTCAGCCGTCGACGCGCTCCACTTCGGCAACGCCCTCGCCGAAGCGCTCGACGAGAGCGCGGGGCTCGCGAACGCGCTCGCGGCCGCGCTCGGCCTCGACGGCGCGTCCGCGGACCGCATCGAGAACACGAGCGCGACCGGCGCCAGCGCCTTCCACCGCGGCGTCGACCGCATTAAAAAGGGCGACGCCGACGTCGCGCTCGTCGTCGGCGCAGAGAAGATGTCCGCGGGCGACACGCGGGACGTCACGGAGGCGATCAGCCGCCTCGTCCACCGCCGCGAGTACGCGCAAGGGGTCACGCTCCCTTCCTTCGGCGGCCTCGCCGCCGGCGCCTACCTCGACCGCCACGACGCGCCCCGCGAGGCGCTCGCCGCGGTCGCCGCCAAGAACCACGGCAACGCGGTCGACAACCCGGTCGCGCAGTTCCGAAAATCGATCGACGTCGACGACGCGCTCGACTCCCCGGTCGTCGCCGCGCCGCTCCGGCTGTACGACTGCTGTCCGATGTCCGACGGCGCCGCCGCGGTCGTGCTGACGCGAACGGACGAGGACGACTCCGCCGCGGACGGCGGCGCCGAAGCCGGTCCTGCCCCGCGGGTCGCAGGTACCGCGAGCGCCACGGGGACCCACGCCGTCGCCGAGCGCCCGGACCCCCTCTCGATCGAGTCCGTCCGGACCGCCGGCGAGCGCGTCTTCGACAGCGCCGGAATCGGTCCGGACGACGTCGATGTCGCCTGTATCCACGACGCGTTCACCGTCCTCGAACTCATCGAACTGGAGGAGCTCGGCTTCTACGAGCCCGGGACCGCGTGGGAGGCGACGCTCGAAGGCGACACCGCGCTCGACGGCGATCTCCCGGTCAACCCCGGGGGCGGGCTCAAGGCCCGCGGCCACCCCCTCGGCGCGACCGGGCTCTCGCAGATCGTCGAACTCGTGTGGCAGCTCCGGGGCGACCTCCCAGAGAGCCGCCGCGTCGACGGTGCGGAGACGGCGTTCGCGATCAACGTCGCCGGGTTCGGGAACAACAGCGTCTGTACGGTGTTGCGCACGTGA
- a CDS encoding WD40/YVTN/BNR-like repeat-containing protein: MTLLIGTDSGLYRADDVPFERDDLDPVLDCGVVTAVKSWDHTEGVFVAASTGAYRSLDSGETWTDLEVPLGDRFWHAGQSEVWAILATADGALYAGTNDPYVFRSVDGGETWTEQKGFRELPSRGHWESPIDPHYARLRALEAVPGRPDHLIAGVEAGGIHVSRDGGRTWSDHRDAIVDDVHQVLPISEDVWLATTGYLDHNLENLGLGHAVGEGGLWRTTDAGESFERLDVGNDFSYIRRVFVHDGRVIFCGGEEAPPAWVNDDHEVALFESTNFGRDFERVSFPGEPHEIIETWAVHDGDVVCGSGLFDVPDERDDVEGRIMRRLDGEGDEGPTYETVGRVDANVSRIEVV; this comes from the coding sequence ATGACACTGTTGATCGGGACAGACTCCGGGCTGTACCGAGCCGACGACGTCCCCTTCGAGCGCGACGACCTCGACCCCGTCCTCGACTGCGGGGTCGTCACCGCCGTGAAGTCGTGGGACCACACCGAAGGCGTCTTCGTCGCCGCCTCGACGGGCGCGTACCGCTCGCTCGACAGCGGCGAGACGTGGACCGACCTCGAGGTCCCGCTCGGCGACCGCTTCTGGCACGCCGGCCAGAGCGAGGTGTGGGCGATCCTCGCGACCGCCGACGGCGCGCTGTACGCCGGCACCAACGACCCGTACGTCTTCCGCTCGGTCGACGGCGGGGAGACGTGGACCGAGCAGAAGGGGTTCCGCGAGCTCCCCTCCCGCGGCCACTGGGAGTCGCCGATCGATCCGCACTACGCCCGCCTCCGCGCCCTCGAAGCGGTCCCCGGCCGCCCCGACCACCTCATCGCGGGCGTCGAGGCCGGCGGGATCCACGTCAGCCGCGACGGCGGCCGCACGTGGTCGGACCACCGTGACGCCATCGTCGACGACGTCCACCAAGTCCTCCCCATCTCGGAGGACGTCTGGCTGGCGACGACCGGCTACCTCGACCACAACCTGGAGAACCTCGGGCTCGGCCACGCGGTCGGCGAGGGCGGCCTGTGGCGGACCACCGACGCCGGCGAGTCGTTCGAGCGGCTCGACGTCGGCAACGACTTCTCGTACATCCGCCGCGTGTTCGTCCACGACGGCCGGGTGATCTTCTGCGGCGGCGAGGAGGCGCCCCCCGCGTGGGTGAACGACGACCACGAGGTCGCGCTGTTCGAGTCGACGAACTTCGGGCGCGACTTCGAGCGAGTCTCCTTCCCCGGCGAGCCCCACGAGATCATCGAGACGTGGGCGGTCCACGACGGCGACGTCGTCTGCGGCTCCGGCCTCTTCGACGTGCCCGACGAGCGCGACGACGTAGAGGGCCGGATCATGCGGCGCCTCGACGGCGAGGGCGACGAGGGGCCGACCTACGAGACGGTCGGGCGCGTCGACGCGAACGTCAGCCGGATCGAGGTGGTATAA
- a CDS encoding TetR/AcrR family transcriptional regulator has product MSESQGGSANESAESPSENVDGGDETVSSKDTKEVIMEATFRALSKHGYKDLRMRDIGEEMDLTRQVIHYHFDGKYDLMSSFLEHIIDQYEGSVVVEGDADPRTELRARVDQCLFGPEFEEFSHWDRMKVYHELYTHAQNDGEHREVFNEHYDRLRGSIVEVVEEGIEEGVFRDVDAERMGQLVTDVIHAARGRRISLGHEDAPEEARKAMDEFIFESLERTE; this is encoded by the coding sequence ATGAGCGAATCACAGGGCGGATCGGCGAACGAGTCCGCCGAGTCCCCGAGCGAAAACGTCGACGGCGGCGACGAGACGGTGTCCTCCAAGGACACGAAGGAGGTGATCATGGAGGCGACGTTCCGCGCGCTGAGCAAGCACGGGTACAAGGACCTCCGGATGCGCGACATCGGCGAGGAGATGGATCTCACGCGGCAGGTGATCCACTACCACTTCGACGGCAAGTACGACCTGATGTCCTCGTTCCTCGAACACATCATCGACCAGTACGAGGGCAGCGTGGTCGTCGAGGGCGACGCGGACCCGCGGACGGAACTCCGCGCCCGCGTCGACCAGTGCCTGTTCGGCCCCGAGTTCGAGGAGTTCAGCCACTGGGACCGGATGAAGGTGTACCACGAGCTGTACACGCACGCCCAGAACGACGGCGAGCACCGCGAGGTGTTCAACGAACACTACGACCGCCTTCGCGGCAGCATCGTCGAAGTCGTCGAGGAGGGGATCGAGGAAGGCGTCTTCCGCGACGTCGACGCCGAGCGGATGGGCCAACTGGTGACCGACGTGATCCACGCCGCGCGCGGGCGCCGGATCTCGCTGGGTCACGAGGATGCGCCCGAGGAGGCCCGGAAGGCGATGGACGAGTTCATCTTCGAGTCGCTGGAGCGGACGGAGTAG
- a CDS encoding fumarylacetoacetate hydrolase family protein, whose translation MRIGQYRTTDAQTPWPGVATDDGVVDLAEAGAAAGIHVPARTSDLLADWEWRRKADLAVEHAAETGVGVRDPDDLQRAAPVDDPQKVVCVGLNYRDHAEEGDNEIPDEPVLFSKFPTSVVGPDDPVRWDPEYTEKVDYEAELVAVIGERARRVDPEDALDHVAGFTVGNDVSARDLQHGDGQWVRGKSLDTFAPTGPDLVTTDEIDDPHDLDIFAEINGERLQESSTENLIFGVDELISFCSQAFTLEPGDLVFTGTPPGVGVYREPPVLLGDGDSVTIGVEGVGELTNEFETE comes from the coding sequence ATGCGAATCGGACAATACCGAACGACGGACGCACAGACACCGTGGCCCGGCGTCGCGACCGACGACGGCGTCGTCGACCTCGCCGAGGCCGGCGCCGCCGCCGGGATCCACGTCCCCGCCCGAACCAGCGACCTCCTCGCCGACTGGGAGTGGCGCCGCAAGGCGGACCTCGCGGTCGAGCACGCCGCGGAGACCGGCGTCGGCGTCCGCGACCCCGACGACCTCCAACGCGCCGCCCCCGTCGACGACCCGCAGAAGGTCGTCTGCGTCGGGCTGAACTACCGCGACCACGCCGAGGAGGGCGACAACGAGATCCCCGACGAACCCGTCCTCTTCTCGAAGTTCCCCACCTCGGTCGTCGGCCCCGACGACCCGGTCCGCTGGGACCCCGAGTACACGGAAAAGGTCGACTACGAGGCCGAACTCGTCGCCGTGATCGGCGAGCGGGCGCGTCGCGTCGACCCCGAGGACGCCCTCGATCACGTCGCCGGCTTCACCGTCGGCAACGACGTCTCCGCGCGCGACCTCCAGCACGGTGACGGCCAGTGGGTCCGCGGGAAGAGCCTCGACACCTTCGCGCCGACCGGCCCCGACCTCGTCACGACCGACGAGATCGACGACCCCCACGACCTGGACATCTTCGCCGAGATCAACGGCGAGCGCCTCCAGGAGTCCTCGACCGAGAACCTGATCTTCGGCGTCGACGAGCTGATCTCCTTCTGTAGCCAGGCGTTCACGCTCGAACCGGGCGACCTCGTCTTTACGGGCACGCCGCCCGGCGTCGGCGTCTACCGCGAGCCGCCGGTGCTGCTCGGCGACGGCGATTCGGTCACCATCGGCGTCGAGGGCGTCGGCGAACTCACGAACGAGTTCGAGACGGAGTAG
- a CDS encoding amidohydrolase family protein: MTQTIVRNGTVVSLDPDVGEFDEADVLIEDGEIIEVGTGLSASNAEEIDAAGKIVVPGFVDSHIHLAQTQVRGIAGDWSLMGEYFDDMLGNITGLYQPEDMYLGGLFGAFEKLHTGTTTALDWSYPNTLEHGERAVDALQDTGLRAVYTYGPPGDDAAKWWFESDVGLPEEEIRELREEKIRDDDRLSLALGLRGPDFCTDETARGDLELARDLGVLSTIHMGAALWPSSEYGDDYQGFGCIEDMLGPDVNVAHGNHFSQEDIDHAVEQGVSFSSTPEVEMQMGHGIPVTGKVLEAGGRPAWGVDVCSNVSGDMGSQMRIGMQLQRMFDNQKILEGDEEVTEVSISARDTLEMATVEGAKALGLDDEIGTITPGKRADLVLFDADDFMTAPSHNPVQTVVFQADPSHIDTVLVDGEVVKRDGELTNPKVDEEFDRFVASGERLLDEAGIDL, encoded by the coding sequence ATGACACAGACGATCGTGCGAAACGGGACCGTGGTCTCGCTCGACCCGGACGTGGGGGAGTTCGACGAGGCCGACGTCCTGATCGAGGACGGGGAGATAATCGAGGTCGGCACCGGGCTCTCGGCGTCGAACGCGGAGGAGATCGACGCCGCCGGGAAGATCGTCGTCCCCGGGTTCGTCGACTCGCACATCCACCTCGCACAGACACAGGTCCGCGGGATCGCCGGCGACTGGTCGCTCATGGGCGAGTACTTCGACGACATGCTCGGCAACATCACCGGGCTGTATCAGCCGGAGGACATGTACCTCGGCGGCCTCTTCGGCGCTTTCGAGAAGCTCCACACCGGGACGACGACCGCGCTCGACTGGTCGTACCCCAACACGCTCGAACACGGCGAACGCGCCGTCGACGCGCTGCAGGACACCGGCCTGCGAGCGGTGTACACCTACGGCCCGCCGGGCGACGACGCGGCGAAGTGGTGGTTCGAGAGCGACGTCGGCCTCCCCGAGGAGGAGATCCGCGAGCTCCGCGAGGAGAAGATCCGCGACGACGACCGGCTCAGCCTCGCGCTCGGGCTTCGCGGTCCGGACTTCTGTACCGACGAGACCGCCCGCGGCGACCTCGAACTCGCCCGCGACCTCGGCGTCCTCTCGACGATCCACATGGGCGCGGCGCTGTGGCCGTCCTCGGAGTACGGCGACGACTACCAGGGGTTCGGCTGTATCGAGGACATGCTCGGCCCCGACGTCAACGTCGCCCACGGGAACCACTTCTCGCAGGAGGATATCGATCACGCCGTCGAGCAGGGGGTCTCCTTCTCCTCGACGCCGGAGGTCGAGATGCAGATGGGCCACGGCATCCCCGTCACCGGGAAGGTGCTCGAAGCCGGCGGCCGCCCGGCGTGGGGCGTCGACGTCTGCTCGAACGTCAGCGGCGACATGGGGAGCCAGATGCGGATCGGGATGCAGCTCCAGCGCATGTTCGACAACCAGAAGATCCTCGAGGGCGACGAGGAGGTCACCGAGGTCAGCATCTCCGCGCGCGACACCTTAGAGATGGCCACTGTCGAGGGCGCGAAGGCGCTCGGGCTCGACGACGAGATCGGGACGATCACCCCCGGCAAGCGCGCCGACCTCGTCCTGTTCGACGCCGACGACTTCATGACCGCCCCCAGCCACAACCCGGTCCAGACCGTCGTGTTCCAGGCCGACCCCTCGCACATCGACACCGTCCTCGTCGACGGCGAGGTCGTCAAGCGCGACGGCGAGCTGACGAACCCGAAGGTCGACGAGGAGTTCGACCGGTTCGTCGCCTCCGGCGAGCGACTGCTCGACGAGGCCGGGATCGACCTGTAA
- a CDS encoding magnesium transporter produces MPGHDSAREIYRQALPVIAVSLIAGLFAGTILASETMRANIAEVPGLLLLLPAFLATRGGVYGSLGARLSTGLHQGVIEPRFRPSRRLTNAVVASFINGMTVSVFIAVVTYLTLVLFGDGGSLFQLVGVMVVAGFLSAVLMISVLISVIFVGYRRGLDPDNVIGPVVTTLGDVFGVFFLLVGVAVVGAVS; encoded by the coding sequence ATGCCCGGGCACGACTCCGCGCGCGAGATCTACCGGCAGGCGCTCCCGGTGATAGCCGTCAGCCTGATTGCCGGGCTGTTCGCGGGGACGATACTCGCCTCCGAGACCATGCGTGCGAACATCGCGGAAGTCCCCGGGCTCCTGCTGCTGCTGCCGGCGTTCCTCGCCACCCGCGGCGGCGTGTACGGCTCGCTCGGCGCCCGGCTCTCGACGGGGCTCCATCAGGGGGTGATCGAGCCGCGGTTCCGGCCGTCCCGCCGGCTCACGAACGCGGTCGTCGCCTCCTTTATCAACGGGATGACCGTCTCCGTGTTCATCGCGGTCGTCACCTATCTCACGCTCGTGCTGTTCGGCGACGGCGGGAGCCTCTTCCAGCTCGTCGGCGTGATGGTCGTCGCCGGCTTCCTCTCGGCGGTGCTGATGATCTCCGTGCTCATCTCGGTCATCTTCGTCGGCTACCGCCGCGGGCTCGACCCCGACAACGTCATCGGCCCGGTCGTCACGACCCTCGGCGACGTGTTCGGGGTGTTCTTCCTCCTCGTCGGGGTGGCCGTCGTGGGGGCCGTCTCGTGA